In the genome of Candidatus Pristimantibacillus lignocellulolyticus, the window ATAATGAGTAGTTATCGCAACAGCTGTGGAAATTACGTTGCTGTTAGACAGACATGAGGGGTGAGGTTAAGTTGGCAGGACAACTTGTTCAGTATGGTCGACGTACTCGTAGGAGCTACAGTCGAATCAAAGAGGTGCTGGAAGTCCCGAACCTGATTGAAATCCAACAAAAATCGTATGAGAAGTTTTTGGATAATGACTTAATTGAGTTATTCCAAGATATCTCTCCGATTTCGGACTTTACGGGCAATTTATCGCTTGAGTTTATTGATTACAGCTTAGGTGAACCGAAATATTCAGTCGATGAATCGAAAGAACGGGATGTTACGTTTGCAGCTCCTTTACGTGTGAAAGTACGTTTAATCAACAAGGAGACAGGCGAGGTTAAGGAACAAGAAGTCTTTATGGGTGATTTCCCACTAATGACAGAGACCGGCACGTTTATTATTAACGGGGCGGAACGCGTTATCGTCAGCCAATTGGTACGATCCCCGAGTGTGTATTTCAGCACTAAAGTTGATAAAAACGGTAAAAAAGCATTCACGGCTACTGTAATTCCTAACCGTGGTGCATGGCTTGAACTTGAAACTGATGCTAAGGATATCGTCTACGTTCGTATTGACCGTACGCGTAAAATCCCGGTAACAGTACTTCTTCGTGCGCTTGGATTTGGTACTGATGCTGAAATTCTTGATCTTCTTGGTCATGATGAATACATCAGCAACACACTTGATAAAGACAGCACAGATTCAACAGAGAAAGCTCTGATTGAAATTTACGAGCGTCTTCGTCCAGGTGAACCGCCAACATTGGATAACGCTAGAAGCTTGCTAGTTGCTCGTTTCTTCGATCCAAAACGCTATGATTTAGCGAATGTTGGTCGTTACAAGATTAATAAGAAGCTTCACATTAAGAACCGTCTTTTCAATCAACGTCTTGCAGAAGATTTGATTGATGCTTCGACTGGTGAAATTGTTGCTGAAAAGGGACAAGTGATAGACCGTCGTATTCTAGACCAAATTCTTGATCGTCTTGAATCAGATATCGGCTTCAAAACATATTCCGTTGGTAACGGTGTGTTAGAATCTCATGATATTCCGCTTCAAACGATTAGTGTGTACGCTCCTAATGATGAAAGCAAAATCATCAAAATTATCGCTAACGGTATTATTGATAAATCTGTTAAGCATATTACGCCTGCAGATATTATCTCTTCTATCAACTACTTCCTTAACTTATTACAAGGTGTAGGCGATGTAGACGATATTGACCATTTAGGTAACCGTCGTTTGCGTTCAGTTGGCGAATTGCTACAAAACCAATTCCGTATCGGTCTTTCTCGTATGGAACGTGTTGTTCGTGAGAGAATGTCGATTCAGGATGCTAATGCTATAACGCCTCAAGCGTTAATTAATATTCGTCCTGTAATTGCATCAATTAAGGAGTTCTTCGGATCTTCTCAATTGTCTCAATTTATGGACCAAACAAACCCACTAGCGGAATTGACGCATAAGCGTCGTCTATCTGCACTAGGACCTGGTGGTTTGACGCGTGAACGCGCTGGCTTTGAAGTGCGTGACGTTCATAACTCTCACTATGGTCGTATGTGTCCGATTGAAACGCCAGAGGGACCAAACATCGGTTTGATCAACTCCTTATCAACATATGCGCGTATCAATGAATATGGATTCATTGAAGCTCCATATCGTTGGGTTGATCCTGAAACAGGCATTGTAACAGAGCGTATCTCTTACATGACTGCCGATGAGGAATATAACTATATCGTTGCACAAGCGAACGCACCGCTTACAGAAGATAGCAAGTTTGCTGAAAAAGAAACGATTGTACGTTTCAATAAGCAAGCAGATAACATCTTAACGATGCCAAGTAACCGTGTTGACTATATGGACGTATCGCCTAAGCAAGTCGTTTCCGTTGCGACAGCGTTGATTCCATTCTTAGAGAATGATGACTCCAACCGTGCGCTAATGGGATCGAACATGCAACGTCAAGCAGTGCCTTTGCTTATTCCTAGATCACCACTTGTTGGTACTGGTATGGAGCATAAGGCAGCAAAAGACTCAGGTGTATGTGTAGTATCCAAATTCGATGGTGTAATCGAACGTGCTACAGCTAATGAAATTCTTCTTCGTCGTGTAGAAATCGTAGACGGTAAGGAAGTACAAGGTGATCTAGTTAGACATAAGATTCACAAATTTATGCGTTCTAACCAAGGTACTTGTATTAACCAACGTCCACTAGTTCGTAAAGGTGATATCATCAAAAAAGGTGATATTCTTGCGGATGGTCCTTCTACTGAGAAGGGTGAATTGGCTCTAGGTCGTAACGTGGTTGTCGCGTTTATGACTTGGGAAGGTTATAACTATGAGGATGCTATCCTTCTTAGTGAAAAACTAGTTAAAGAAGATGTTTATACATCTATCCATATTGAAGAGTATGAATCTGAAGCTCGTGATACGAAGCTTGGACCAGAGGAAATTACTCGTGATATTCCTAACGTTGGTGAAGATGCACTTCGCAACCTTGATGAGCGTGGTATTATCCGCGTCGGTGCTGAAATCAATTCTGGTGACATTCTAGTTGGTAAAGTTACGCCTAAAGGTGTAACGGAACTTACTGCTGAGGAACGTCTACTACATGCGATCTTTGGTGAGAAAGCTCGTGAAGTTCGTGATACTTCTCTACGTGTACCGCATGGTACAACTGGTATCGTTGTTGATGTTAAAGTATTTACTCGTGAAAATGGCGATGAGCTTCCACCGGGAGTTAATCATCTAGTACGTGTGTACATTGCTCAAAAACGTAAAATATCTGAAGGCGATAAAATGGCGGGACGTCACGGTAACAAAGGTGTCATCGCACGTATTATGGCAGAAGAAGATATGCCGTTCTTACCAGATGGAACTCCAGTAGAGGTTGTTCTTAACCCACTAGGTGTACCATCACGTATGAACATCGGTCAAGCGCTAGAGGTTCACTTAGGTATGGCTTGTAAATTACTTGGAATTCATGCTGCAACTCCAGTATTCGATGGTGCCAATGAGAATGACGTCTTCGATACTATGGAAGAAGCTGGAATGAATCGTAATGGTAAAACTATACTTTATGATGGACGTACTGGTGATGAGTTCGAACGTGAAGTTACAGTTGGTGTCATGTACATGATCAAACTGGCCCACATGGTTGAAGATAAAATCCATGCTCGTTCTACTGGTCCTTACTCACTTGTTACGCAACAGCCACTTGGAGGTAAAGCTCAATTTGGTGGACAGCGTTTCGGTGAGATGGAGGTTTGGGCACTTGAAGCATATGGTGCCGCTTATACACTACAAGAAATTCTTACTGTTAAATCCGATGACGTTGTTGGTCGTGTGAAAACATACGAGTCAATCGTAAAAGGTGAAAATGTTCCAGAACCAGGTGTTCCAGAATCATTCAAAGTATTGATCAAGGAGCTTCAAAGTTTGGGTATGGATGTTAAGATCCTATCGGAAGACGAAGAAGAGATCGAAATGAAAGAGATGGATGACGACGATGACGGCACAAGCGAAAAGCTTAACCTAGACGACGTTGAAGTTGATGCATTCGAAACTGCTCCTGTAGTTGCTAGTAGTTCAGAATCAGAAGATGATGAATTTACTGAAGAAGAAGATAATCTTGATTTAGCATAATTTCACAAAGCACAAACTAAGCTTCAGTCAGTGTAGAGAATACTCTCGCTGATTGAAGTTTGGTGCTTAATAAGACATAGTCATACATGACGAAGGAGGGTTGCTCCTTGTTGGACGTGAACAACTTCGAGTATATGAAAATTGGTTTGGCATCGCCAGACAAGATTCGCTCATGGTCCCGCGGAGAGGTTAAAAAGCCGGAAACCATCAATTATAGAACGTTGAAACCGGAGAAAGAGGGTCTTTTCTGTGAAAAGATTTTCGGACCAACAAAGGACTGGGAATGTCATTGCGGTAAATACAAACGTGTACGTTATAAAGGTGTAGTTTGTGATCGCTGTGGTGTTGAAGTCACTCGTGCTAAAGTACGTCGTGAACGTATGGCACACATTGAATTAGCAGCGCCTGTTACTCATATTTGGTACTTTAAAGGTATTCCAAGTCGTATGGGGCTAGCGCTAGATATGTCTCCTCGTTCTCTAGAAGAGATTATCTATTTTGCATCATATGTTGTAACTGATCCTGGTGAAACTCCACTTGAGAAAAAACAACTATTGTCCGAGAAGGAATATCGTAGCTACCGTGAAAAATACGGTTATGGTTTCCAAGCAGGCATGGGTGCTGAAGCTGTTAAGAAATTGCTTCAAGATATCGATATTGAAGGTGAACTTGTAACGTTGAAGGAAGAATTGCGCACTGCTCAAGGCCAACGTCGTAATCGTGCGATTAAACGTCTTGAAGTAGTAGAAGCATTCCGTAATTCCGGTAATATGCCTGAGTGGATGGTTATGGATGTACTTCCTGTCATTCCTCCAGAACTTCGTCCGATGGTTCAACTAGATGGTGGCCGTTTTGCTACATCTGACTTGAACGATCTGTATCGTCGTGTTATTAACCGTAATAACCGCCTAAAACGTCTTCTTGATCTTGGTGCTCCTGATATTATCGTGCAAAATGAGAAACGTATGCTTCAAGAAGCTGTTGATGCATTGATCGATAATGGTCGTCGTGGCCGCCCTGTAACGGGTCCTGGTAACCGTCCTTTGAAATCATTGTCTCATATGCTTAAAGGTAAACAAGGACGTTTCCGTCAGAACTTACTAGGTAAACGTGTTGACTATTCTGGTCGTTCGGTTATCGTTGTAGGTCCTAACTTGAAAATGTACCAATGTGGTCTACCAAAAGAAATGGCGCTAGAATTGTTCAAGCCTTTCGTTATGAAAGAACTTGTTAACAAAGGTCTAGCACATAACATTAAGAGTGCTAAGCGTAAAGTTGAGCGTGTAAGTGGAGAAGTTTGGGATGTGCTTGAAGAAGTTATTAAAGAGCATCCGGTTCTTCTAAACCGTGCCCCAACCTTGCATAGACTTGGTATTCAAGCTTTTGAACCGATCCTTGTTGAAGGTCGCGCAATTAAATTGCATCCATTAGTATGTACAGCTTATAACGCTGACTTCGATGGTGACCAAATGGCGGTTCACGTTCCATTGTCTGCTGAAGCGCAAGCTGAAGCGCGTATGCTGATGCTAGCTTCTGGTAACATCTTGAACCCTAAAGATGGTAAACCAGTAGTAACACCGTCTCAGGATATGGTTCTAGGTTCATTCTACCTTACAATGGACAACAAAGAAGCTAAAGGTAGTGGCGGTATTTATGCTACGGTGAACGAAGTAGTTTCTGCTTATCAACGTGGTGCTGCAGCTCTTCATGCTCGTATTGTTATCCCTGCTAAAGCATTGAACAAATCAAGCTTTACAGACAAACAAAACGCAGCGCTTCTTTGCACAACAATAGGTAAAGTAATTTTCAACGAAATATTCCCATCTGAATTCCCATATATCAACGAAGCTACTAAAACTAACTTGATAAATGGTATTCCTGATCACTATTTCGTGTACGAAAAAGGTGCTGACCTACAAAAAATTATGAATGACTTCCCGATAGCTCCTGCAGTTGGTAAAGACTACCTAGGAACAATTATCGCGGAATGTTTCCGTAAATATCACACAACTAAAACGTCTGTCATTCTAGACTTGATCAAACAACTTGGTTTCACTTACTCTACTAAAGCTGGTATTACTATCGGCGTAGCTGATATTATCATTCCATCTGAAAAAGCTGGAATCATGAAACTTTCAGAAGAAAAAGTAGCAACAGTTATGAACCAATATCGTCGTGGTCTTATTACGAATGAAGAGCGTTATGACCGTATCATTAGCATTTGGAGTAAGTGTAAGGATGAAATTACAGATGTCCTAATGAAATCTATGGACCGCTATAATAACATCATGCTTATGGTTGACTCTAAAGCCCGTGGTAATAAATCTCAAATTACACAACTAGGTGGTATGCGTGGTCTAATGGCCAATCCATCTGGTCGTATCATTGAGTTACCGATCAAATCTAACTTCCGTGAAGGCCTTACAGTACTAGAGTACTTTATCTCTACGCATGGTGCGCGTAAAGGTCTTGCCGATACAGCGTTACGTACAGCCGATTCAGGTTACCTGACTCGTCGTCTAGTTGACGTAGCACAAGATGTAATCGTTCGTGAAGAAGATTGCGGTACTGATAAAGGCTTTATTGTTAGCAAAATTCAAGATGGTAAAGAGGTTATTGAAGACCTATTTGACCGTATTGAAGGTCGCTATTCATTCGAAACGGTTCGTCATCCGAAAACTGGAGAAATTCTAGTTAACCGTAATGAACTTATCGATGCAGATAAAGCTGAAACAATCGTTGAAGCCGGTGTTGAAAAGCTTCAAATTCGTTCTGTACTTAGCTGTCGTGCTCGTCACGGTGTATGTAAAGTATGTTATGGTCGTAACCTTGCTACTGGTAAACATGTTGAGATTGGTGAAGCGGTTGGTATTATCGCAGCTCAATCTATCGGTGAGCCAGGAACACAGTTGACAATGCGTACGTTCCATACGGGCGGTGTAGCCGGAGATGATATTACACAAGGTCTTCCGCGTATCCAAGAACTATTCGAAGCACGTAATCCTAAAGGTCAAGCGCTTATTTCTGAGCTTGATGGTGTCGTGAAGAAAATTCACGAAACAAAAGATCGTCGTGTTATTGAAATTCAAGGTGAAGCAGAATCCAAAGAATATCCTGTTACTTACGGATCTCGTATCCGTGTAACTGAAGGTCAGCATGTTGAAGCCGGAGATGAACTTACTGATGGTTCTATCGACCCTAAAGATATGCTTCGTATCAAAGGTATTCGTGGCGTTCAAAACTATATTCTACAAGAAGTACAACGCGTATATCGTAACCAAGGTGTAGAAATCAATGATAAACACATTGAGGTTATGATTAAGCAAATGCTACGTAAAATCCGTATCGTTATTGCGGGTGATACTACTCTATTACCAGGTTCATTCGTGGATATGCATGAATATGAAGCGGCGAACTTAGATGCAATTCTTACGGGTAAAGATCCAGCTATTGCTAAGCCTGTATTACTTGGTATTACTAAAGCATCTCTTGAAACTGATTCCTTCTTGTCTGCCGCATCATTCCAAGAAACAACACGTGTTCTTACTGATGCAGCGATTAAAGGTAAAGTTGACCAATTGCTTGGTCTTAAAGAGAATGTTATTATCGGTAAGCTAATCCCTGCCGGTACTGGTATGCAACGTTACCGTAACATTCGCTTTGCAGGTATTGAAGAGAATGCTGGAACAGCGGTTCTTTCAGATGAGCAAAGTGAAGCGATTGCTGTAGAATAAGCTTAATTGCTGTTAAATCAAGCGGTAGATTTTCATCACGTTTACGTGTATGGAGGTCTACCGCTTTTTTATTGCAATGAAAAGTTGTATCATTCTGAATTAATCAAGTAAAGAGTTCGTCGACTGCTTGACATAACCTATTACTTAATGTTAATATATCGTAGTGCGCCTAGTGGTCGGGTATGGGTATATGCAACTTCATTATGAACCGCCTGGATCTGTGGGCTTGAATATGGGTGAGATGTCTACCAATATAAATGACATAATTATGGGAAGGGGGTGGCAACATGCCAACAATTAATCAGCTAGTTCGTAAAGGACGCCAAGCTAAAGTTGTTAAATCAAAATCACCAGCATTGCAAAGAGGTTTCAATGCTCTTAAACGTGAAGCTACTGAAACTAGATCTCCACAAAAACGTGGTGTTTGTACTCGTGTAGGTACTATGACTCCAAGGAAGCCGAACTCCGCGCTTCGTAAATATGCCCGTGTACGTCTTACTAACCGTGTAGAGGTTACAGCGTACATTCCAGGTATCGGACATAACCTTCAAGAGCACAGCGTGGTACTTATCCGCGGTGGTCGAGTAAAAGACTTAGCAGGAGTTCGTTATCACATCGTTCGTGGTGCGCTTGATACTGCAGGTGTAAATAACCGTATGCAAGCTCGTTCTAAATATGGTACTAAACGTCCTAAAGTTAAAAAATAATGGCAACTCCTAATCGGAGCAATGTTAGACCAACACAAATTATTTATTGAAGAAAGGGGGACTTCTAATGCCACGCAAAGGTCCTGTAACAAAACGCGATGTGCTACCAGATCCGTTGTATAATTCAAAGTTGGTAACTCGTCTTATCAACCGTATTATGTTGGACGGTAAGAGAGGAACTGCACAAACGATTCTTTATGATGCATTCAAATTGGTTCAAGAACGTTCTGGAAATGATCCAATGGAAGTTTTTGAAGCAGCAATGAAAAACATCATGCCTGTACTTGAGGTTAAAGCTCGCCGTGTAGGTGGTGCTAACTATCAAGTGCCTATCGAAGTTAAACCTGAACGTCGTACTGCTCTTGCATTACGTTGGTTGGTTAACTACTCCCGTAACCGCGGTGAGAAAACGATGGAAGAACGTTTGGCGGCTGAAATCATGGATGCATCTAACAACACTGGTGCAGCTGTGAAGAAACGCGAAGATACACACAAAATGGCTGAAGCTAACAAAGCTTTCGCTCACTACCGTTGGTAGGATAAACCACGAAAAGAGGAAAATTCGATGGCAAAAAGAGAGTTCTCCTTGGAAAATACACGTAATATCGGTATCATGGCGCATATCGATGCGGGTAAAACAACTACAACTGAGCGTATCCTGTTCTTCACTGGACGTACTCACAAAATTGGTGAGGTACATGAAGGTGCAGCAACAATGGACTGGATGGAGCAAGAGCAAGAGCGTGGTATCACGATCACTTCTGCTGCAACAACAGCTGCTTGGAAGGGTAACCGCATCAATATCATCGATACTCCGGGTCACGTAGACTTCACGGTTGAAGTTGAACGTTCTCTTCGTGTATTGGACGGAGCTGTAGGTGTTTTCAGTGCTAAAGAAGGCGTTGAGCCTCAGTCTGAAACAGTTTGGCGTCAAGCAGATAAATACGGGGTTCCTCGTATTGCTTACGTTAACAAAATGGACATCATCGGTGCTGATTACCTAAACGTAATTAAGGACATGAATGAGCGTCTACAAGCTAATGCAGTAGCAATTCAAGTACCTATGGGTGCTGAAAATGACTTCATCGGTGTTATCGATATTATTGAACGTAAGTCTTACACTTATGTTGATGATCTTGGTAAAGATCCAGTAGTTGGTGAAGTTCCTGCACAATATGCGGAGCAAGTTGAAGAATTGCGTGCTATCTTGGTAGAAAAAGTTTCTGAGCTTGATGAAGTTTTGATGGATAAGTATTTGGAAGGCGAAGAAATTTCAATTCCAGAAATCAAAGCTGCACTTCGTAAAGGCGTTTGCGAAACTAAAATCTATCCAGTAGTAGCTGGTTCATCTTACCGTAACAAAGGTGTTCAATTGGTTCTTGATGCAGTAGTAGATTACCTACCTGCTCCAGTTGACATCGAAGCAATTAAAGGTACATTAGAAGATGGTACTGAAAGTTCTCGTCCTTCTGATGATTCAGAACCTTTCTCTGCTCTAGCTTTCAAAATTATGACGGATCCTTATGTTGGTCGTTTGACGTTCTTCCGCGTATATTCTGGTGTTCTTACATCAGGTTCTTACGTGCTGAACTCTACAAAAGGCAAACGTGAGCGTGTTGGTCGTATACTACAAATGCATGCAAACAGCCGTCAAGAGATTCAAGAAGTATTCTCTGGTGATATTGCAGCAGCTGTAGGTTTGAAAGATACTACGACTGGTGATACATTATGTGATGAAAAGGCACCAATTATCCTTGAATCCATGAACTTCCCTGATCCAGTTATTCAAATCGCTATCGAGCCTAAGACGAAAGCTGACCAAGATAAACTTGGTATTGCAATCTCTAAGCTTGCTGAAGAAGATCCAACTTTCCGTGCTTACACTGACGAAGAAACGAACCAAACAATCATCGCAGGTATGGGTGAGCTTCACCTTGAAATCCTAGTTGATCGTATGAAACGTGAATTCAAAGTTGAGACAACTGTTGGTGCTCCTCAAGTAGCATACCGTGAGACTTTCACAGCAGGTGCGAAAGTGGAAGGTAAGTTTGTTCGTCAATCAGGTGGTAAAGGTCAATTCGGTCATTGTTGGGTTGAATTTGAACCGCTTGAACCAGGTTCAGGCTTTATCTTTGAAAGTAAAGTCGTGGGTGGTTCTATTCCTCGTGAATATATCGGAC includes:
- the rpoB gene encoding DNA-directed RNA polymerase subunit beta, which produces MAGQLVQYGRRTRRSYSRIKEVLEVPNLIEIQQKSYEKFLDNDLIELFQDISPISDFTGNLSLEFIDYSLGEPKYSVDESKERDVTFAAPLRVKVRLINKETGEVKEQEVFMGDFPLMTETGTFIINGAERVIVSQLVRSPSVYFSTKVDKNGKKAFTATVIPNRGAWLELETDAKDIVYVRIDRTRKIPVTVLLRALGFGTDAEILDLLGHDEYISNTLDKDSTDSTEKALIEIYERLRPGEPPTLDNARSLLVARFFDPKRYDLANVGRYKINKKLHIKNRLFNQRLAEDLIDASTGEIVAEKGQVIDRRILDQILDRLESDIGFKTYSVGNGVLESHDIPLQTISVYAPNDESKIIKIIANGIIDKSVKHITPADIISSINYFLNLLQGVGDVDDIDHLGNRRLRSVGELLQNQFRIGLSRMERVVRERMSIQDANAITPQALINIRPVIASIKEFFGSSQLSQFMDQTNPLAELTHKRRLSALGPGGLTRERAGFEVRDVHNSHYGRMCPIETPEGPNIGLINSLSTYARINEYGFIEAPYRWVDPETGIVTERISYMTADEEYNYIVAQANAPLTEDSKFAEKETIVRFNKQADNILTMPSNRVDYMDVSPKQVVSVATALIPFLENDDSNRALMGSNMQRQAVPLLIPRSPLVGTGMEHKAAKDSGVCVVSKFDGVIERATANEILLRRVEIVDGKEVQGDLVRHKIHKFMRSNQGTCINQRPLVRKGDIIKKGDILADGPSTEKGELALGRNVVVAFMTWEGYNYEDAILLSEKLVKEDVYTSIHIEEYESEARDTKLGPEEITRDIPNVGEDALRNLDERGIIRVGAEINSGDILVGKVTPKGVTELTAEERLLHAIFGEKAREVRDTSLRVPHGTTGIVVDVKVFTRENGDELPPGVNHLVRVYIAQKRKISEGDKMAGRHGNKGVIARIMAEEDMPFLPDGTPVEVVLNPLGVPSRMNIGQALEVHLGMACKLLGIHAATPVFDGANENDVFDTMEEAGMNRNGKTILYDGRTGDEFEREVTVGVMYMIKLAHMVEDKIHARSTGPYSLVTQQPLGGKAQFGGQRFGEMEVWALEAYGAAYTLQEILTVKSDDVVGRVKTYESIVKGENVPEPGVPESFKVLIKELQSLGMDVKILSEDEEEIEMKEMDDDDDGTSEKLNLDDVEVDAFETAPVVASSSESEDDEFTEEEDNLDLA
- the rpoC gene encoding DNA-directed RNA polymerase subunit beta', with the translated sequence MLDVNNFEYMKIGLASPDKIRSWSRGEVKKPETINYRTLKPEKEGLFCEKIFGPTKDWECHCGKYKRVRYKGVVCDRCGVEVTRAKVRRERMAHIELAAPVTHIWYFKGIPSRMGLALDMSPRSLEEIIYFASYVVTDPGETPLEKKQLLSEKEYRSYREKYGYGFQAGMGAEAVKKLLQDIDIEGELVTLKEELRTAQGQRRNRAIKRLEVVEAFRNSGNMPEWMVMDVLPVIPPELRPMVQLDGGRFATSDLNDLYRRVINRNNRLKRLLDLGAPDIIVQNEKRMLQEAVDALIDNGRRGRPVTGPGNRPLKSLSHMLKGKQGRFRQNLLGKRVDYSGRSVIVVGPNLKMYQCGLPKEMALELFKPFVMKELVNKGLAHNIKSAKRKVERVSGEVWDVLEEVIKEHPVLLNRAPTLHRLGIQAFEPILVEGRAIKLHPLVCTAYNADFDGDQMAVHVPLSAEAQAEARMLMLASGNILNPKDGKPVVTPSQDMVLGSFYLTMDNKEAKGSGGIYATVNEVVSAYQRGAAALHARIVIPAKALNKSSFTDKQNAALLCTTIGKVIFNEIFPSEFPYINEATKTNLINGIPDHYFVYEKGADLQKIMNDFPIAPAVGKDYLGTIIAECFRKYHTTKTSVILDLIKQLGFTYSTKAGITIGVADIIIPSEKAGIMKLSEEKVATVMNQYRRGLITNEERYDRIISIWSKCKDEITDVLMKSMDRYNNIMLMVDSKARGNKSQITQLGGMRGLMANPSGRIIELPIKSNFREGLTVLEYFISTHGARKGLADTALRTADSGYLTRRLVDVAQDVIVREEDCGTDKGFIVSKIQDGKEVIEDLFDRIEGRYSFETVRHPKTGEILVNRNELIDADKAETIVEAGVEKLQIRSVLSCRARHGVCKVCYGRNLATGKHVEIGEAVGIIAAQSIGEPGTQLTMRTFHTGGVAGDDITQGLPRIQELFEARNPKGQALISELDGVVKKIHETKDRRVIEIQGEAESKEYPVTYGSRIRVTEGQHVEAGDELTDGSIDPKDMLRIKGIRGVQNYILQEVQRVYRNQGVEINDKHIEVMIKQMLRKIRIVIAGDTTLLPGSFVDMHEYEAANLDAILTGKDPAIAKPVLLGITKASLETDSFLSAASFQETTRVLTDAAIKGKVDQLLGLKENVIIGKLIPAGTGMQRYRNIRFAGIEENAGTAVLSDEQSEAIAVE
- the rpsL gene encoding 30S ribosomal protein S12 encodes the protein MPTINQLVRKGRQAKVVKSKSPALQRGFNALKREATETRSPQKRGVCTRVGTMTPRKPNSALRKYARVRLTNRVEVTAYIPGIGHNLQEHSVVLIRGGRVKDLAGVRYHIVRGALDTAGVNNRMQARSKYGTKRPKVKK
- the rpsG gene encoding 30S ribosomal protein S7 produces the protein MPRKGPVTKRDVLPDPLYNSKLVTRLINRIMLDGKRGTAQTILYDAFKLVQERSGNDPMEVFEAAMKNIMPVLEVKARRVGGANYQVPIEVKPERRTALALRWLVNYSRNRGEKTMEERLAAEIMDASNNTGAAVKKREDTHKMAEANKAFAHYRW
- the fusA gene encoding elongation factor G; translated protein: MAKREFSLENTRNIGIMAHIDAGKTTTTERILFFTGRTHKIGEVHEGAATMDWMEQEQERGITITSAATTAAWKGNRINIIDTPGHVDFTVEVERSLRVLDGAVGVFSAKEGVEPQSETVWRQADKYGVPRIAYVNKMDIIGADYLNVIKDMNERLQANAVAIQVPMGAENDFIGVIDIIERKSYTYVDDLGKDPVVGEVPAQYAEQVEELRAILVEKVSELDEVLMDKYLEGEEISIPEIKAALRKGVCETKIYPVVAGSSYRNKGVQLVLDAVVDYLPAPVDIEAIKGTLEDGTESSRPSDDSEPFSALAFKIMTDPYVGRLTFFRVYSGVLTSGSYVLNSTKGKRERVGRILQMHANSRQEIQEVFSGDIAAAVGLKDTTTGDTLCDEKAPIILESMNFPDPVIQIAIEPKTKADQDKLGIAISKLAEEDPTFRAYTDEETNQTIIAGMGELHLEILVDRMKREFKVETTVGAPQVAYRETFTAGAKVEGKFVRQSGGKGQFGHCWVEFEPLEPGSGFIFESKVVGGSIPREYIGPIQAGIEESMKNGVIAGYPLVDVKATVVDGSYHDVDSSEMAFKIAGSMALKAAKEKCMPVILEPIMKVEVTVPEEYFGDVMGMISSRRGRIEGSDMRSGAQIVRSKVPLSEMFGYSTTLRSGTQGRGVFSMELSHYEEVPKSIAEAIIAKNKGE